The following proteins come from a genomic window of Populus nigra chromosome 6, ddPopNigr1.1, whole genome shotgun sequence:
- the LOC133697307 gene encoding uncharacterized protein LOC133697307 gives MSRCRFLRITNAVEAHNPYFKQRITTLSVLGLSCLQKVTAAHRILAYVIAANFIDEYLQIGETTAIESLRAFVKVIVKVFGDWYLRAPNEADICRLLSIGEQHGFPGMLGSIDCMHWKLKKCPIAWHGMYTGHCREPTIILKPTLTAALFTHSLRLDLISSLALQFAGENGRIKTGLRKPVFTKVEQLRPGTGGHTLTVKIVSAKMVLQKGRADGPQVRQMKIVECLVGDETGLII, from the exons ATGAGTCGTTGTCGTTTTCTTCGGATTACAAATGCAGTGGAAGCTCATAATCCATATTTCAAACAAAGGATAACTACTCTTAGTGTTCTTGGTTTATCTTGCCTTCAAAAGGTAACTGCAGCTCACAGAATACTTGCATATGTTATTGCTGCAAATTTTATTGATGAATATCTTCAAATTGGAGAAACTACTGCGATAGAGAGTCTTAGAGCTTTCGTCAAAGTAATCGTAAAAGTTTTTGGTGATTGGTATCTAAGGGCACCAAACGAGGCCGATATTTGTCGATTATTATCAATTGGAGAGCAACATGGATTTCCAGGGATGTTAGGGAGCATTGACTGTATGCAttggaaattgaagaaatgtCCAATTGCATGGCATGGGATGTATACTGGTCATTGTCGTGAACCAACTATAATTCTGAAG CCGACTCTGACAGCTGCGCTGTTCACTCACTCACTCAGATTAGATCTGATCTCATCTCTCGCTCTCCAATTCGCAG GTGAAAATGGCAGAATCAAAACAGGATTGAGGAAGCCTGTATTCACCAAGGTTGAGCAGCTCCGCCCAGGCACTGGTGGCCATACTCTCACTGTCAAGATTGTTAGTGCAAAGATGGTATTACAGAAGGGTCGAGCTGATGGTCCTCAAGTACGCCAAATGAAAATTGTTGAATGTTTGGTCGGGGATGAGACTGGATTGATTATCTAG